DNA sequence from the Nicotiana tomentosiformis chromosome 3, ASM39032v3, whole genome shotgun sequence genome:
TAGTTTTGTTGGGTTGCTTACATTGTCCAACCAATAATTTGAACAGtcattaaaatttattttaaacaaATTCTAAAGATAGATTAGGCATAAAGTAAGATGTTTAATGTCGAAAATCTTTCACTTTCTTTTTTCATATCTCTTTTCCCTTTTGTTTTAAATCTAGGATTTTTGTATCAAATTCCCTCCTAAATTTAAAATTTGCTTCGAGACACTGAAATTGTCTCTATTCactttataatatttatataaaaaaaatataaagttcACTGTAGTATTCATAATTACTGGCAAAAGTTTATGATTCCCAAGAAAAAAAGAGacaaaaattatattatataaaTGAAAAAGACAAGTTAAATATTGCAATGACACCTTCCATTCTCTTAGTGGGGTCTCATAGCAATTCTTCAGCTCATtcaaaatacaataaacaaagtatagtatAATAAGTAGTAGAAACTTTTGGTGAATTTCGTGCCAAAACAGAAAACGAAAATAAATAGAAGGGACAAGTATTATTAACTATAGGCTACAGAAAATGTAGCAGTAATTTGGGACATGAATTTTGGAGTGTAGTAGCTTTAGCACATCGACACTCTTCAAATCCaaaatctttatttttctttcatttttactTGGGCGCTGCAGGATTTCAAAAAACTCAAATTTTTTGGCTCATACGAGGTAATCTTTTACTCCATCTGGTcaacaataaataattttttagcttttttttttgtgatccaaaaaaataatttttctagaTTCAAAAACAaactaattatttttttccttacATTGCCTTTAGAGTAAATGCTGGTaaagtgtttatgtgaagagatagtaaatattaatatggtcaattttattgctaattaatgttaaaagataAATTTCTTAATCTATGTGAAAACATTCAAAAAattacttattgtggaccggaggtaGTTATATATCTTTTAGTTatatatgagaatcaaagagTAGAAAAGGTAAAGGCGCATTGAAATTGATCTCACCAATTGTGTGAAAATTTACACATATTATTAGAGTAAGAGCTTTTATGGTTACATGGATTCTTTTTTATAATTCAATAATTCAGAATTTAAAGATTACTTTTCGACTAATGTAAATTTACGGAGACTAAGTTAGAGTTTAGATATAGATTTGATTGAAACTATATTTTTTGGAAGTTAGAATTgcgtttggacatgcattttacctgaaaaaatttaaagttttgtAAAAAACTAATCTAAACCATtttttgaaacttgaaaaattcattcaaaaattgcccaaaagCTAGTTAGTTTATTTATAACCAAACAATATTTTCAAaagtatatttttaaaaaaaaattatgactAAAAGGGAGCTAAACAAGGAATAATATATTCCCTATAAACTAAGTACAATTATAAATATCTGAATTAAACATGAAATAAGCTCAATTATCTTATCACATGCAAATGTTTGCAATTACGTATTTGCTATATTCTATAacatactccatccgtttcagtttatgtaaaccaattttctttttagtccgtaaCAAAAAGAATAACACATTTTCTTATTTataaacaatttacctttatgcaatgatttataaccacacaaaatatatgtgcctcattttacatcacaagttcaaaagttttttcttttttcttaaactccatgtcaatcaaatagattcacataaattaaaacggaggtagtatatatatatatattttttttttgatttgcttGGAGAAGGAAGGAAATTAGATGGAATGAGGATATTTTATTGTACTTCAATTGGTTCTGTATTAAAAAAATGTTTCACTTCATTACCTTAACAAAGTAAGATAATTGAATTGACGAACTACAATAAAGTGATTTCAAGCGATCACTTTATGTTTCAAAATTCGAAAActtaaataattcaaaaaattgCAAGAAGCACACAACAAATGAAAACGTGACTCTATATCAGTAAATTAAATTTCATAGTGCATTTACTACTTTCTCTATACATCTCTGAAATCAATGTAAGTAATAAAGTACACTTAACTTATTAATAAAACAATTCAATTTATcataagaaaaaaggaaaaagaaaacttCGAGAAAGAAAGGTCAAGGTCGATATTTTCAGAAAGAAACGAGGGCATTTGCGTGAATAAAAAAATCTCTGAGTACAATTGAATATTTGAATTGATTGTGTTTGACACAGTAAAAAATCTGCAGAGAAAACTTTAACATAAAAGAAGAAAGAGCtagcagagagagagagagagagagagagtaataTATTAGCTGTCTTCTTTACCTGATCGTTTCTTGATATCTATATTTCTGTGTGAAAAACAATGTTTCTAAAGCCTAAAAGCCAGTGTTAAACAGAATCACTGCTGAAAAGAAAAACACTGATATTGGAAAAGCACAGCTCATTCATTCATTAGCAGAAATTATCGATTTAAGGGTGTGGGACAACTTTGAGAAAAGCCCTTCTCATTCATTGTCAGTTTTCTCCGATTCAGCTCTCTCAGGTCAATAATTTCTTGTTACATAGTTTCAGCTAATGGGCAGAATGTTTGTGTTTTTTAGCTGCTTTTTGATGTTGAAAGCAGAGCAAAAAATTGAATGAATAATAGAGATATATGTATGTAATGTATGTATACATTACAGACAGCTAAGACCCATCACATTGTATCTTCAACATCATTATCCTTCAGCCCCAAAATCAATTGATGAACTATTCGTAAAAGTACTGTTCATTTACTGCTCTCGACTTTTCTGTATTGATATTGGAATTTTGTAGGTTGGGGGAGGTTCATTCTACGATCTGAGTGCTTTTGGGTTTTGGCTTCACTTTTTTAACCAGCTACAGGTCACTGAAGACTTCAACTCTCGTGTCATTTCAACGATTTTGGGTCGTCGTCTTTTAGCATTTTGGACATTTGGGATGCTTTTGCATTTTGTGATATGAAGTGGCAGAGGAAAACTGTTACAAGTACTGTTCCTATTCCATTATTAGATTCTGAATTCCACGGTTTTCTTGCTTTGCAGTATTCCATTTTTAAACATAAAGGGGAAAAAAGGGGTCAGCGTTTCAATAGTTTTTCTCATCAGGGGAAACAGCTCATTTCTTTCAGCTGAGGCTTTTAGCACAAATTTTTGACTCTTGTGATCTGAAAAAGCAGCTTATAAAAGAACTCCTTATTTGGTAACCCTTTTGGCTTTGGTGTTTGTGGGACATTATCTCTGTCCTTTGCATTGTATTTTTGCAGAAAAATCATTGCGTTCAAGTTTTGGTGTTTATACACTTTTGAGTTATTTTTGCTTCTAAATTTGGAAAAAAAGAAGGGTGAATCTTCTTTCTTTTAGCTAAAGTTTCTTGACAAATTGACAAGGCTTATAGGGTGAAGAAACACTGTGATAGAATAGTGGCCATTTTGGTGTGTATATGCATAAAGATCACAACTTTTTTGTGGGTCAGTTTAGTACAATAATGAATGCTTATATTGTTTTCTTCTTGTTGTTTGGAGCAGACATGAATTCCATGTGGGTTCTAAGATCTGGTATCTTGGTATAGAGAAATAGTGTCATGTCTCTGTTGATTTGAGTTCAGAAGTTGAAAAggcaaaggaaaaaaagaagcattgttgttgttgtgatgaGTAGGGAGATGAAAAAAGGAAAACAGGATATGAGTTCTGATGCTGCTGAGAAAATGATGGTGGCTGTTAAGGCTTCTAAGGAAATACCCAAAACAGCTCTTGTCTGGGCTTTGACTCATGTTGTTCAACCTGGGGATTGCATTACACTTCTCGTGGTTGTGCCTTCACAAAGTTCTGGTAATTTTGTTGTCTGTTTTCTATTTCTTTGTTCCTAAAAATGATCACAGTTTGGCTTGGAATTGTGCACACACTGACGCACTAGCCGCTTACTTCTGTAATAGGTGATTGAATTGTTGGTTACTACTTCTGTAGTAAGAGAGAAACTTTTTGGCTTATTATTTGTTTCTGCTCCTCTGATCGTTGACATTATGGAATTCTTTGTTTGTGTGAACATTAAATTTTTTACGGATACACCTAGATATTCTCTTTTTCCTGGAAATTTTCAAAGATTAGCTTTCACTGGCAATTCTAAGAGTGGGAGGCAGCAAAGCTTAAAATTTACTCTTCCTACTAGGAATTACTTTACGCAACACTGATTAGTTCATTGATGATAATTCCGTTTCTTGTTCTTTTCTGCACTGCTTTTTGAAAGGATTTTCCATTTATTAATTTTGTCCACTTGATGTATTGTTGTTTTCGTTTGATGCTGTTTCTGTGCTATCACCAAAAAAGACCTAGTGGAAAGTACCTTTTAAGAGTTTTGCAATAATTTTTAGGTAGGAAGTTATGGGGTTTCCCTAGGTTTGCTGGAGATTGTGCCAGTGGCCACTGGAAGTTGCACTCTGGAAGTAGTTCCGAGCACAAATCCGACATAACAGATTATTGCTCTCAGATGATCCTTCAGCTCCATGATGTTTATGATCCCAACAAGGCAAGGCATACAAATTCTTCATCTCCACTGTTGAGACACCATTAAAAAATTTGGTACTAAACAATGGTTCTTCTTGTTCTCCTCCAGATAAATGTCAAGATTAAAATTGTTTCTGGTTCACCACATGGAGCTGTGGCTGCTGAGGCAAAGAAGACTCAAGCTAGTTGGGTCGTTTTGGACAAGTAATTTTCTGCAAGTTTTAGAGTCGGATGCCTTGTTTAAGTGATGCTATATTTTCAAGCTTTATTACATTTGCTTCTTATTGTTTGAATTTCTCTAGGCATCTCAAACACGAGAAGAAACGCTGTATGGAAGAGTTGCAGTGCAATATTGTAGTCATGAAGCGATCTCAACCGAAAGTTCTCCGCTTAAATTTAGTTGGCTCACCTAAAAAGGAACCTGATGTGTCAGGCACGTTATCTTCTGAGCAAACTCAAACATGTGGAAAAGAATCGAACAAAAAGGATTCGTTGGATTCCTCTCGAGGTCCACTAGTAACTCCAACAAGTAGTCCAGAGATGTTCAGTACGACTGAAGCTGGTACTTCATCAGTTTCAAGCTCTGATCCTGGAACTTCACCATTTTTTATCGCTGAAGTAAATAGGGATATAAAGAAAGCAGATTTGTTGGCTGCTAAGGAAGATCAAGATGTAGATGAATCGAGTTCAGAGAGTGAGAGTGAAAATTTATCTGCGTCATCAAGTTTAAGGTTCCAACCATGGATGGTGGACATGATCACTTCACATTCTGAACTCTCGCAAATCAAAGGCAAGAGCTCGTTGAGAACTCATGACAGGCCACAAGATTCCACAAATAAGGCATTGCTGCGGAAGTTTAGTAAGGTTGATGAAGAAGGTGATTTTGGATCCCCGAGTTACAGATCTGATTTGGATTACAGTGGGAATGTAAGAGAAGCAGTTTCGCTATCTAGAAGTGCACCTCTTGGCCCTCCTCCCTTGTGCTCAATTTGTCAACACAAGGCACCTGTATTTGGAAAACCTCCTAGGTGGTTCGCTTACGCTGAGCTGGAGCTCGCAACCGGAGGATTTTCACAAGCCAATTTTTTGGCTGAGGGAGGATACGGATCTGTTCATAGAGGAGTCCTTCCGGATGGTCAGGTTGTTGCTGTTAAGCAACACAAATTGGCAAGTTCTCAAGGGGATCAAGAGTTTTGCTCGGAAGTTGAAGTGCTCAGCTGTGCTCAGCACCGAAATGTTGTAATGCTAATAGGATTCTGTATCGAGGACAGCAGAAGACTGCTAGTATATGAATATATTTGCAATGGATCTTTAGATTCTCATCTATATGGTATGTGATActcgtttttttttctttctatccTTGACAGCTCCAATGAGTGTGATAATACTTTCTTTAATCGGTAAATAGACCTCTATCTAGTTTCTATCCTTGACAGCTCCAATGAGGGACATTCTAAGATCTTGATCTCCTTTCTAGCTCACTTTCTTGTTTTACTAATTTGTAATTACGTAAGGTGAATTTGTATCTGCATCGCTTCCCAACTTTGATTACCTTGCAAATTAACATTGGGTTGTTTTAGTCGTACAGAGCATTCAAAATTTGTAGATTTTCCTTTTGCTTTGTGAATCTAAAGTTGATCTCATATGATATAAACTTGCACTTGATAAAATTTATATGGGAAAAGTTTATGAAGAGGTTTTGGTGGTCTGTTCATTTGTCTTCAAGGTTAATTCTTTTGTCTTTTATTGTTTAAAATCACTTTCTGCTATTCACAGGTCGTACTAGAGATCCTTTGGAATGGTCTGCTCGTCAAAAGATTGCTGTAGGTGCTGCCCGAGGTTTACGTTATCTTCACGAAGAATGCAGAGTGGGCTGCATTGTCCACCGAGATATGAGACCCAACAACATTCTCATAACCCATGACTTCGAACCACTAGTATGAAAATCTCTTTCTCCTCAAAAGTTTAATGATACACATTACTCATGGGTATACCTTTTTACTTAATAGAAAAGTTTGTGATGAAGTCTCCATTAGATTTGATTAATACTATTAGTCGCTAAATATCAATACCTACTGGACTATTTCAATTGCACATCCTGGTtgatcaaaaattattttttttcttattcacCTTTCTCTTTACCTTTTCTTTTTCCAGGTTGGAGACTTTGGTTTGGCCAGGTGGCAACCTGATGGCGACACAGGTGTTGAAACGAGAGTAATTGGAACATTTGGGTAAGCCTCGAATGTTTGGTTTATTTTGATGTTGTAGTATCGAATAGGCTAATTTGTGGAATGTAGGTACTTGGCGCCGGAGTATGCCCAAAGTGGCCAGATTACAGAAAAAGCTGATGTTTACTCATTTGGAGTGGTACTGGTGGAGCTTGTTACAGGACGCAAGGCGGTGGATCTTACCAGGCCTAAGGGCCAGCAGTGTCTCACAGAATGGGTATATATTTAGTTATCTTAGTTGCAGCCATTTTTTGTGCTGACATGAGGAATATATATTTGGAGATAAAGGAAAGCGCCCTCCTCCCCTTTCATATGTAGCTGATATTGTAACTAATTTGTATTAGGCGCGTCCATTATTGGAAGAATGTGCGGTTGATGAGCTAATAGATCCCCGGCTAGAAAACTGCTACTCCGAACATGAAATATACTGCATGTTGCATGCGGCATCTTTGTGCATACGGCGGGATCCTCAGGCCAGGCCTCGCATGTCTCAGGTAATGATACAAAACTCGTGTTTTCATTTTTCACAATCATGAATGCATGCAATGGCAGATATAGCATGCAACCAACACGTTTAACTTAACAAGCATTTTTGACACAACATATATATAGATGTGGAAAATCACTAAAATTTCAAAAGATTGGAATTCTGAACTCATAATTTCATATGTGAAGCAAGTTAGGTTCCAAGAACCTTAAGATTGAATTCATCAAGTTTAAGTCTTGGATCCAACTCTAGTTGCATGTTGCATCTTTGCGCTTTGATACTTTGCCATATATATTGGGGAATTCTCATGTTTCTTTGGATGTTGTGGTGAAGGTACTGCGAATACTTGAAGGCGACCTCATTGTGGAATCTGGTAAACTGTCAGCAACACCTGCTTATGAAGTTGGAAGCCAAAGTGGAAGAATTTTGTCAGATTCGCTGCAACAGTACCAAAGGTTCAGTGGTTCTTTGTTGAATGATGGATTAGAGGGCTTTAGTGCTAAGCTCTCTTTTGACAAAAGGAGCCCCTCAAATATTTGGGATAGGAATCAATCCAGGACAGCATATTAGGACCATCTGTAAATTGCTTCATATTGACATTAAGATACATTTGCTGGTTTATCAGGTCTATTAGCCAGGCATTTTTGTCATATCTTGTATAGAAGGTAAGCGTAATAGTAGTATATGTTTTATATTTACTGGCTTGTCCGCATATTTTGTATTTTAGGATTTAATGAAAAACTGGTCATCGTACTCGATCCTCAAGTTGTTTATTCGTGTAGCTCAAAGAAAAGAGCTCTATTTTCATTGGCAAAAAAAGAATCTGTTGTCGCAATCTCTGTTACCAGCTTGCCTACATATTTATATTGTTTCGTTCCTTCTGTTGTTGAGATAACAAAAGAGATACAATTGTACTCCGACTCAACCACAATTGCCAATCCAAAAGGTGATATTAACCATGTATGCCAAAGTAATGTGATTTGTTTCTTGAAAGAACAATTAATTGATTGGTGAATTTCTTACAAGGAAAATGCTCGAAATGTTTAGAACTCTATAGTTCCCTCAACCCCCACTATCAGGGAAGAAGACTGAATAATCTATGCCCTGTTGTAATTTTGTACTAATCAGAAACCTCAGAATACTGCTACTAAAACTAACGGTCCTGTTCAATAACCCATAGCTAAAATCTACAACAACACATAAACATATGTCAAGGCAGTTAAGTCTGCAAAATCTTGCATTCGCACTTCTGCCCTTAAAGCCAATACAAAAAGCATGCAACTGCTGGTCCAGGCCAAAAGAGCAGTCAGTTAAGTCAGTAACCATTGAAATGCTTGTTTACCATAAGATGGCATCTAGGGCTTTCTCATTTTGGATCTCGCATACCTGAATAGGAAAGGAGGAAAATATTAGCAAAAGCACAACAAGAATGTAAACCTCAGAATATACACGCAGAGCATGATCAGGACTGAGAAGAATACTCTATGTGCATGCCACCCCGATCAGAAGATGGTAATGTGCTTCCTTGAAGAGCATTCAGCACTTTAGTTGCTTGGTCAATGCCCTAAAAggtaaaatataaatatataactgTAGAGGTGGATTTAGAATTCCAAGAAGATGAGTACACTATTACAAAGAGGTGAATTTAGATAAATTAGTTTCACTTTTAAGTCTTTGACCTGATAGAAAATTTACAGTTTTGCTGTAGCCACACTGAGAAGCTGAGAGGAGTACCTGAAAATCAGCAAAAGCAACAGGCATCCCGCCTCTTGCACGCACCTTGAGGGTGTTAAATCCAGGATACCTGACAGGAAAAGCAACATATACTGTCAATTATAGGTAGCCTTTAGCAAGTTACTTCAGGAGATGGTACGTATGAGAGAGAAAAATGTCTCAAGTGTAATATTGCCATTCTGCAGCTAGGTACAGGGAACCAACTTTTTAGCCATATGAACACTGTGTTGTCAAGAAAGAACTGAAAGAGAACACCCTCCTTTGCAGGAGTTATACAGGAACTTACTGAGAAATAACTTGCTTCAGTTCATCCTCAGTGCAATTTGGACCAAGATTGGCGATAAACAGAGTGGAACATGGTTGTGCACCATCTGTTGTCTTCTCGCTTTGTTCCTATAGTGTCCAATCCAAAGACGGTAAAAGTCACATTGGTCCATGCATTAATTGAAGAGCACTTGCTGCATAAATATAGTGAAACTTTTGCTTGGAAGTACAGAATACTGATTTATATGCATTACatttattccaattttcagaatttgAAGTGCACACTTTCAGAGATTTATCTACTCTGCTTGCAATGCATATGTAACAGTCCAACGTACAACACATGCTACAGATAGAGGGTAATATATAGGCTTACACTTTTCACGGCCAAAGCATGGTCAGACTCTACCACTTTCTCTTCACTGTTTCACAATATAGAATAATAAGTCTTCCATGACACATTAAGGAAACAGACCTCAAATAACCATGCCTTCATAAGTAAATTTAGTTTGAGTATCAAGAATGTTTGACCTTTTCTCTTCCGAAGGATCATCATTTGTGCCAGAATCAGGATTGTCAGGCTCGGAAGCATCATCTGATTCAGTATCACCTGAATAAGCAAACAATGGTAACATGTTATGAGTCTCACTTGAGAGAAATTGGACATATGTGCGAAATACAGATGTATTTGGGCATCTTAGAAAGGTTTTGCTTTTGGTCAAACTATAATGTGTGCGCTGGAAGTATATAGCAAAGATCAAGGCTAGTACCTTCATTGCTTGATGTGTCTTTGGCATTTTTGGACTTGGTTCTGTTGTCAATAACTACATAAGGTCCTTTTCCTGAGAATAACCGTCTAAAATGAGCTAATATAAGCAATAATCATAAGAAAACAAGAACTGGAAAAGAAATTTCCCATTTTATTGGATATCCGATGGTATGGGATGCAAAGAGTTTACGAATATCTAATAACTATTAAAAATTGCAATAAATTTATACCCGGAACTTGTACTCTTCTAGAGTTTGATCTCGCCAGTTCAatatgcaaagtcgatcctgttTGAGGATCAAATTCTACACCCTGGAAATGGGATTGGTAAAGGACCAGAAAGATACAAAATGGCTAAACTAATAGCAAAGCAAAAGTTGAATGTCCAAATGAGCCTCAAGATAGGTAGCTATTTATTAGGAATCAGCAAAACTAGTTACTGTGGTCATGGCTACATTCAAGTAAAAATATTAGAGAAGCCAGATAATTAATCTGTTTTTAAATTGAAGTTAGATGAATATGCGATCAGAAAGCTGTCTTCATGTCtaatgatttccatattttttaaAGCAAAGAAAACAACCAAATATGTAGTTTAGAATGTTTTcagtttttattttaatttgacaGCTTTCGTTCAAGATGAGTATTACGGACTACAAGATAACAAAAATAAGCATAGAATGACCTCTGGTATTGTTTGTCAAAGTTCTACTGCTTGTATGGTAATACAAAACCACCACCACCTCCTCCACTCATATGTGCTTttgagagagggagagagagagagagagagagagagagagagagagagagagagagtttgtaCACGTAGTAACAAACTCAAATTAGAATTAAAAGAAGGTTAGCAGAAAAAAGAAAACTTTTTGTTCTCTTTTGCACTTAATGTACAGTGTGGGCTTAGATTAGAAGAAGAGGAGCAACAAAACTACACCAGATTAAATCATCAACAGCCACAATTCATAATTCAAAATTACTTATTTGCAGATGAATTGACACATCCAGATAATAAGGCCAGGGTCTCGGTGTGAATAGTTGGATAAGTTTAATGTTTCTGAGACCCTTCATCTTTTAAACAGAAAAACAAGAAGAATGGAACAAGAAGATCTTGGAATAAGGTGGTCTTGAAATCAGCTCTATGTAATTTCCAAAATCCAAACAGCATGTGGAACATAACTAGACATACTCAGATTAGATATCTCACATTCAAGGAATGCATGGCTGCCATTGCTGATGGATGATCTATAAAAGTAGCAAAAGCAACAACCTGCATAATGGGAGAGGAAGATTAGAAGTAGGATTGTAAATCTAAACGGATTGGCGCCAGTGTCGGAGCCAGGAATGCAAAGTGACTCAAAATAAATACTAGAACAATCACATTTGGATTTAAAACGTGACTCAAATAAATACTAGAACAGCCACGATTGGATTTAAAACCATGACAAGCAAATTCCGAACATCCTTTACCATTACACTAGAATCTTTCCTTATGTCAAGAGAATTCAACAACTTATATATAACTAATTCGTTGCTGCCCTATTAGCACAGTATAATTTTACGGCGAAGGGGATTCAATGAAATCCCTAGCCTCCACTTAGCTCCACCTTTGAGTGGCGCATGGATactacaatagatgaaaaaagCATCTTGTCTTTCACTACCAATTCCTTCATTTTCAAACTGAAAGCTTCAGAGGAGAATAAATTTTAGACATAGATCATGTTGTCTTCAGAAT
Encoded proteins:
- the LOC104095348 gene encoding inactive protein kinase SELMODRAFT_444075, which produces MSREMKKGKQDMSSDAAEKMMVAVKASKEIPKTALVWALTHVVQPGDCITLLVVVPSQSSGRKLWGFPRFAGDCASGHWKLHSGSSSEHKSDITDYCSQMILQLHDVYDPNKINVKIKIVSGSPHGAVAAEAKKTQASWVVLDKHLKHEKKRCMEELQCNIVVMKRSQPKVLRLNLVGSPKKEPDVSGTLSSEQTQTCGKESNKKDSLDSSRGPLVTPTSSPEMFSTTEAGTSSVSSSDPGTSPFFIAEVNRDIKKADLLAAKEDQDVDESSSESESENLSASSSLRFQPWMVDMITSHSELSQIKGKSSLRTHDRPQDSTNKALLRKFSKVDEEGDFGSPSYRSDLDYSGNVREAVSLSRSAPLGPPPLCSICQHKAPVFGKPPRWFAYAELELATGGFSQANFLAEGGYGSVHRGVLPDGQVVAVKQHKLASSQGDQEFCSEVEVLSCAQHRNVVMLIGFCIEDSRRLLVYEYICNGSLDSHLYGRTRDPLEWSARQKIAVGAARGLRYLHEECRVGCIVHRDMRPNNILITHDFEPLVGDFGLARWQPDGDTGVETRVIGTFGYLAPEYAQSGQITEKADVYSFGVVLVELVTGRKAVDLTRPKGQQCLTEWARPLLEECAVDELIDPRLENCYSEHEIYCMLHAASLCIRRDPQARPRMSQVLRILEGDLIVESGKLSATPAYEVGSQSGRILSDSLQQYQRFSGSLLNDGLEGFSAKLSFDKRSPSNIWDRNQSRTAY
- the LOC104095349 gene encoding polyadenylate-binding protein 2 translates to MQVSIACFTVVKKEKESENYRRLQIAIASRTPFQPSPLPKPAAAAAAAAVKMAHLPAYDPYYVTAPVYGYNKEQNDIKTLFVSGLPDDVKAREIHNLFRRRLGFESCQLKYTGRGDQVVAFATFIDHPSAMAAMHSLNGVEFDPQTGSTLHIELARSNSRRVQVPGKGPYVVIDNRTKSKNAKDTSSNEGDTESDDASEPDNPDSGTNDDPSEEKSEEKVVESDHALAVKSEQSEKTTDGAQPCSTLFIANLGPNCTEDELKQVISQYPGFNTLKVRARGGMPVAFADFQGIDQATKVLNALQGSTLPSSDRGGMHIEYARSKMRKP